Part of the Penaeus monodon isolate SGIC_2016 chromosome 44, NSTDA_Pmon_1, whole genome shotgun sequence genome is shown below.
TCAAAAGTGCAATTTGGGCTAAGGACTGTGAAGACGTGTCACGATGGGGTTCAAGTGATGTAGAGGAAAGATTTGAAGGAGGAAACCAACTAAAAGTGGAATCACAAGGAATGTTTTGCATGGAGGTTTGTGGCAAGGAAGTGTCTCAAAGAGTCTAACCATGGGTTCCCACACAAGGAAATGCCATACAACGCGAGATTTGCAATAAGACATTCCCATCCAAAagcgatttagaaaaaaaatgttgtacaTACAGAAGGGAAGCTATACAACTGTGAGATATGCGCAAGCCTTCCATATGACACTAGTTTTTTAATCAATGTTAATGCATCAGTGGAAAAACATAAGTTTTGAAATTTGCAACAAGGTCTCTCACAGAAACAAAATTGGTGAAAacatgagagtgcatacaaaggaAAGTCATATACCTGTGACACTTGCAGTAAGACATTTTCTAAGAGAAGGATCTTGTAAAAACAttagtacatacaaaagagaagtcATACACTGTTGAAATTTGCAACAATACTTCTTTGAATAAGTATGTTGAGGCATATGAAAACCATACAATAGCTGCGAATTTGCAATAAAGACTTCTCAGCTAAATCAAAGCCTAGTAATACATGAGAGGACACACAAAAGAGAACCATACAACTGTGATATTTGCAGAAAGCTTTTATGGAAAGGGTTATCTGGTGAGGCacatgagaacacatacaaaggagaagccacacagctgtgaaatttgcaagaAGGCCTTTTCTAAAAGAAGTCATCTTGTAATGCACATTAgagtacacacaaaagaaaggCCATGCAACTGTGAAATTTGCAACAATACCTTCGCATGGAAAAATAGTTTGGTGAGGCACATGAAAATACATACAGTTAataaaccatacagctgtgagatttgcaataaagccTTTTCTGAGATAGGCCATCTTGTAAAGCACactagagtacatacaaaggagaagccttaTAACTGCAAGATTTGCAACAGTGCATTTTCACGAAAAAATAATCTGGTGAGacacatgagaacacatacaaaggaaaagccatacagctgcgagatttgcaataaggccttttcTGAAAGAGGTCACCTAGTAGCGCACATTAGAGTACACaccaaggagaagccatacagttgtgaaATTTGTAAGAAGGACTTCACAGAAAAATCTAACTAACAAGGCatgtgagagtacatacaaaggagaagccatacaaatgtgagatttgtaacaagaaCTTTTCGCTTAGAGCTAATCTAGTGAGTCATATGAGAATGCATACATAGGAGAAACCGTACAGCTGTGAGGTTTGTAACAAGggatttttcaaaagaaaatcgTCTGGGAAGTCactatgagagtacatacaaaagagaagccatatagctgtgagatttgcaaaaaGTCCTTCTCACATGAAACTAGTCTAGAGATCCATATGAGAATACATAGaaaagagaaaccatacagctgtgagatttgcaataaggccttctatgcaaaaagtcatgtagtaaggcatatgagagcacatacaaaagagaagccatacagctgtgagatttgcaacaaggccttctcataAATCATGATCCATATGGAGAGATTAAAAAGGAGGAGTATAGTGCGTGAGATTTGTAATGTATTTCATGGAAACTAGATTATGACGAATCACATGAGAGTAAAATTAAAAGTTTGAAAACATTTCCTCTTGACATTAATAGGAaagaaattttctaaattttgcagaatctctttattatatatatgtgtgtagatagatagatatataggtatatattacacCTTAATGTGTAGTTCTTTTTAACCATAAACTTTTATACATTATGACTGGTATTTGAGTCCCCACAGAATATTTATTTGGGCAAACTCATGTCACTGATCAGAGCAGTCAACAGCTACTCCTGGTCATAGCATTTAAGGAAGCTGCTCCTCTGCCACTTAATATGGTGAATGGAAGTTGTTGGCCATTTTAAAAGGAGTGTTTTAGCTTCGACCAGGATTTTGTTATAATAGAAGAGGATACaaaatgtgtgtgtctttatgcatgttttttttattattgttaactttatacatccatttatctattttgatagttatttattgtctttttatctttattcattagtctattttctttattgctatcTATATATTCAGAATAATtcctcatcatattatatatatattttatatatatatatatatatatatatatatatatatatatatatatatatttgtgtgtgtgtgtgtgtgtgtgtgtgtgtatgtgtgtgtctgtgtgtgtctgtgagtgcgtgtgtgtgtgtgtgtgtgtgtgtgtgtattaatgtgtgtgtgtatttctagtGAAATGTGCTGTTAAGGTGTCACAGCTCATTCGCATTTTTATAtccataacaatgaaaaatattcttttgGCTCTTCACTAACATTTCTATGCTTTTCTGTGGAACTTTGGCCATGAGTCatgcaatttaaatatatatatatatatatatatatatatatatataaatatatacatatatatattttatatctatatatatgtatgtctctttgagtttaaataatacatatgtatgtatgtatatagtataaatatgtaaatatatttatcagtATATTTGCTTTAATAtaccatacatgcacacactccacacatatagataggtaattattatatatatatatatatatatatatatatatatatatatatatattatttatatatatatatatacatacacacctttatatatgtgtatacacgtgtttttttatattttttatgtacatatagagAAAATGCCAGCACTGAAAAGTAGATTAATATTAtttgataaggaaaataagatgTAACTTAATTTGtgatatgtgaataaaaaaataaatgtctgtTTTGCgtattccccttttctattctcatcCTACAAAAAgtcaattattattaaattatattaatatcctCCAAATCCCTTGCTTATTGTTGTCATAGGGGGCTTTGGAGACAAAAAAtggggcccaatgtaggggatcgccCATACCTTGGTCCTCTAACTAATTTTGTATGGtcttcttttctactttccttttccttttcttcttaattcccttcttttcacttcctaaagtgtgagagctgtgctgaaaaGATGAAAGTCTGGCTTTGTGTTAGTCATGAACAGCCTTTGGGAGTCATGGGCACGGTACTCTTAGTTAATTGTCTAGGCCTTatccctcatggggaccctgagagatggacattttcctctccccatctattTCAGGGTCACcatggacaataatgaagatgttattagagaattaaggcttgccccttcatcaaccaGCCTATGTAAATTCTTTTCATGGTTTCCagacccttttttctcctttaaacaGGGACTCTGAATTATCCACCGGGCCATTACTCATCCTAAGTGtgcaccctttctctctcccaacatccatCTTCTGCTCAACAGTCTTCTCATTGTCGACCCACAACCCTTATTACTACCCCTCATCCTTATTGTTCTCCATACTATCCTCCCAGCAGTACTGCCACTATCCATAtcactccatcttcctccccctcgtcctcctactGCTTCCACCACTACgacttttgagtacccttttgtCCCAGCAAGGGGACtaaattctttgtgattcccctacAGCCCTGCACTCTGACaaaaggcaaagtttcctttcatAGTCATTCTGATTATTCACGCCTTGTCACAAGCTCGTGtactatctaccctgactgacccccactggcaaacctattcccgCCCAAACCTCTCTCTCCTTAATATGTTTACCAGAACTTTCCATCTCTCCAAATAACTGTCCTGTCTACATTAAGGACTTGTCAGACTGTGAAAAGAGCTTGTTCGCATGCCTCATCGCTACACTATTACTCCCAGAAGCCAACACAAGTCCAACACCAGTTTGACAAGATTAGCTTCCGTAGACATAACCGCCCACATGTGGTTTATATTAGTGGAGTGTCCTGCCCTATCTAACCATATCAACCTTTTCTCtttcaatgtcagaaatgttgttTTGAAAAGCCACCTAAACACTGTCGCTCCACAGCttgctgccctctatgtgcccaacctggtaaTGACCATTTGAATTACTCTGCTCAATTACACAAGTGTGCCATTTGTGAgttggctcccataatgtattttataggagctgccctgcttataagctcgaatctgaggtagcagttctcagattcaaactaggcctcactctgtataaggccagacaagaagcatacGAATGAGGCTTTTCTCTTTCTACAATTTCCAAAACTGTACTTCGCTctactctcctctcatcttctcaagAAGCCACAGCATCTCCCCAAgtacctcttccctcttccccgaaCCAACctttctctactccctctctccccctgtcaaatgccttttccagtctaaatccagatactccaatctctaccacttccctggtGCTGACCACTCCATCTCACTTTACCTGTCGCACCAAAATatctaaacatttatatatatatatatatatatatata
Proteins encoded:
- the LOC119568558 gene encoding zinc finger protein 570-like; the protein is MHIRVHTKERPCNCEICNNTFAWKNSLVRHMKIHTVNKPYSCEICNKAFSEIGHLVKHTRVHTKEKPYNCKICNSAFSRKNNLVRHMRTHTKEKPYSCEICNKAFSERGHLVAHIRVHTKEKPYSCEICKKDFTEKKIVWEVTMRVHTKEKPYSCEICKKSFSHETSLEIHMRIHRKEKPYSCEICNKAFYAKSHVVRHMRAHTKEKPYSCEICNKAFS